GACGCCTTATCGTGTGCAGTCTGCCAAAACCGAGGCTGCCGTGCGCATTTTTACCGAGAGTTTTGCCAAGGAAGGGGATTTATGAGCGCGGAAAATTGGAGCGTTTACCTGATTTTGTGCGAAAACGGCGCGTTTTATTGCGGCATCAGCAACCGTCCGCAAGAGCGATTTGCGGCGCATTTGTCAGGAAAAGGCGCGAAATACACGCGGTTGAACAAGCCTGTCGAGATGCGCATCGTTTCAGACGGCCTGAACAAAAGTGAAGCACTGAAATGGGAAATCGGCATTAAGAAATTGACGGCAGAGCAGAAGCGGGGATTGTGGGCGGAAGCTGAAACATTGGCAAAAGGTTAATGGCGGTACTGGATTAAGAACCTGTATTCACAAACAACTATTTGATAAATTTTAATATTTGTGAAATATACCCTAGTTTGACAAAATTTTCAGCAGATAAATTCGTCTGCTCAAAATCTTTTGCCAAACGTCGAGACCAACCTAACCATGCAAACGTTCGTTCTACAATCCAACGTTTGGGCAGAATATGCCAAGAAATATCTTGAATTTTCTTTGAAATCTCAACAGTTAAACCCAATTGCTCCGATACTTCGCGCTCAAATGTATTCCGATAACCTGCGTCTGCACAGAAACCTTTTAAACCCGGATAGGTCTCAAACGCTTTTTTTGCTGCAAAAATACCTGCTTTTGTGTCATGAATATTGGCTGCATGAACCACAACAGACAATAGGTTACCCAACGTATCAACAGCTATATGTCGCTTACGGCCTTTGATTTTTTTACCTCCGTCAAAACCTTTATCATGTGCGCCGGAAGCTGTTTTGACACTTTGCGAATCAATAATGGCATAAGTCGGCATCGCTTGTTTTTGATGGATTAAACGTTTTTTTGAACCAATGCCGAAAGAATCCTATCCCATAAGCCTGATTGGTTGGCTCTGCGATAGAAACTCCATACGGTTGGATAAGGTGGAAAATCATTGGGCAGCATACGCCATTGGCAACCTGTTTTGGTAATGTACAAAACGGCATTCACTAATTCACGTTTATCCCATTTGTAGTGGCGTAGCCGGTTAAAATGCGGCTCAATCGCTTGCCATTGGGCATCTGTTAAGTCTGTTGGGTAGGATTTTCCAGTCATAAAGATATTTTATCATTTTTGTGAATACAGGTTCTAAATTGTAGTCGGGATATGAATAACCACATAAATAGATAAGCCTGCT
This genomic interval from Neisseria flavescens contains the following:
- a CDS encoding transposase, with product MTGKSYPTDLTDAQWQAIEPHFNRLRHYKWDKRELVNAVLYITKTGCQWRMLPNDFPPYPTVWSFYRRANQSGLWDRILSALVQKNV
- a CDS encoding IS5 family transposase, which translates into the protein MPTYAIIDSQSVKTASGAHDKGFDGGKKIKGRKRHIAVDTLGNLLSVVVHAANIHDTKAGIFAAKKAFETYPGLKGFCADAGYRNTFEREVSEQLGLTVEISKKIQDISWHILPKRWIVERTFAWLGWSRRLAKDFEQTNLSAENFVKLGYISQILKFIK
- a CDS encoding GIY-YIG nuclease family protein, which translates into the protein MSAENWSVYLILCENGAFYCGISNRPQERFAAHLSGKGAKYTRLNKPVEMRIVSDGLNKSEALKWEIGIKKLTAEQKRGLWAEAETLAKG